A region of Culicoides brevitarsis isolate CSIRO-B50_1 chromosome 1, AGI_CSIRO_Cbre_v1, whole genome shotgun sequence DNA encodes the following proteins:
- the LOC134827911 gene encoding cytoplasmic dynein 1 intermediate chain isoform X8 produces the protein MSDRKLELERKKAKLQAIREEKERRRKEKEKSDLEDAVGKAGTAGEKDLRKDLDDMLSSLGVAPVSEVLSSYSSVQSNSTDGPQSLDAESQQTATTGSAGKRKPVNLMVVSVQATDIPPKETVVYTKQTQTTQAGTGHERDAHATDYYDEYNLNPGLEWEDEFTVLTFGDGQGDDEDSSLTHLDHGFQSKLPPGILPPGLPTLKAVAPAVTPQEQKKDEAKIVKELSEEQKQMIILSEDFQKFVIRSGKIMERALCEAVDIYTDYIGGGDTDETSDDKSGARLSLNRTFYCDRWSKNRCVTSFDWSTQFPELCVASYHNNEESPNEPDGVVIVWNTKYRKQTPEDVFHCQSAVMSTCFAKFHPNLILGGTYSGQIVLWDNRVQKRTPIQRSPLSASAHTHPVYSLSMVGTQNAHNVISISSDGKLCSWSLDMLSQPQDTLELQQRQSKPIAVTCMTFPNNEVNNFVLGSEDGYVHSATRHGNRQGIGETYEKHLGPVTGISTHPMHEYGHLFLTSSIDWTIKLWSLKDTKPIYSFEDNSDYVMDVAWSPINPALFAGIDGSGRLDLWNLNQDTEVPTVSLVVDGAPALNRVSWTPSGLHLVVGDEAGKIYVYDVADSLAHPNNQQDFSQTLHELRMNQMDEFDEIEKKAPSLQPASLVSGPTSLIAV, from the exons atgagCGATCGCAAGCTTGAGTTGGAGCGGAAAAAGGCCAAATTACAGGCAATCCGCGAAGAAAAGGAACGTCGTCGAAAAGAGAAGGAAAAATCTGACTTGGAAGATGCTGTCGGCAAAGCAGGAACAGCTGGAGAAAAGGATTTAAGAAA ggACTTGGATGACATGCTCTCATCATTGGGAGTTGCTCCAGTATCAGAAGTTCTTTCATCTTATTCTTCCGTGCAATCGAACTCGACAGATGGACCACAGAGTCTCGATGCCGAGAGTCAACAGACTGCAACGACGGGAAG cgCCGGCAAACGCAAACCCGTCAATTTGATGGTTGTCTCTGTGCAGGCAACAGACATTCCCCCAAAAGAGACTGTTGTGTACACGAAACAGACACAAACGACACAAGCTGGCACAGGACACGAGCGAGATG CTCATGCGACAGATTATTACG ATGAATACAATTTAAACCCAGGTTTAGAATGGGAGGATGAGTTTACAG TGCTTACTTTTGGGGATGGTCAAGGTGACGATGAAGACAGCTCGTTGACGCATTTGGATCACGGATTCCAATCGAAGCTTCCGCCGGGCATTTTACCTCCGGGACTGCCAACATTGAAGGCTGTTGCTCCTGCTGTTACGCCGCAAGAACAGAAGAAGGATGAAGCTAAAATTG TCAAGGAATTGTCGGAGGAGCAAAAACAGATGATTATCTTGTCAGAAGACTTCCAGAAGTTCGTTATTCGGAGCGGAAAAATCATGGAACGTGCATTATGTGAAGCTGTCGATATTTATACTGATTATATTGGCGGAGGGGATACAGATGAAACATC tgACGACAAATCCGGCGCCCGTTTATCGCTAAACCGTACTTTTTACTGTGATCGTTGGTCTAAAAATCGTTGTGTGACTTCGTTCGATTGGTCAACGCAATTCCCCGAGTTGTGTGTCGCCTCGTATCACAACAACGAAGAAAGCCCCAATGAACCTGATGGCGTCGTCATCGTTTGGAACACAAAATATCGCAAACAAACGCCCGAAGATGTTTTTCATTGTCAAAGTGCCGTCATGTCAACGTGCTTTGCCAAATTTCATCCAAATCTGATTCTGGGCGGCACGTATTCCGGGCAAATTGTCTTATGGGACAATCGTGTACAGAAACGAACGCCCATTCAACGTTCGCCCTTGAGTGCTTCGGCTCACACGCATCCCGTTTACTCACTTTCGATGGTTGGCACCCAAAATGCCCATAACGTCATCTCGATTTCATCCGATGGGAAGCTGTGTTCATGGAGTTTGGATATGTTGTCGCAGCCTCAAGACACGCTCGAATTGCAACAACGTCAATCCAAGCCGATTGCTGTTACTTGCATGACTTTCCCCAATAACGAAGTGAACAATTTCGTGCTTGGCAGCGAAGATGGTTACGTTCATTCGGCAACGCGTCACGGAAATCGTCAAGGTATCGGCGAAACGTACGAAAAGCATCTCGGACCTGTCACGGGCATTTCGACGCATCCCATGCACGAATACGGGCATTTGTTCCTCACATCTTCCATCGATTGGACCATCAAATTGTGGAGTTTGAAGGACACGAAACCCATTTATTCCTTCGAAGACAACTCCGATTACGTCATGGATGTGGCATGGTCGCCCATTAATCCCGCTCTCTTTGCTGGCATCGATGGCAGCGGAAGACTCGATTTGTGGAATTTGAATCAAGACACTGAAGTGCCGACAGTTTCGTTAGTTGTTGATGGCGCTCCGGCATTAAATCGCGTTTCGTGGACTCCCTCGGGACTTCATTTGGTTGTTGGTGACGAAGCAGGAAAGATTTACGTGTATGATGTTGCCGATAGTCTCGCGCATCCGAACAATCAACAAGACTTTTCACAAACACTGCACGAATTGCGGATGAATCAAATGGATGAATTTGACGAAATTGAGAAAAAGGCGCCGAGTTTGCAACCCGCGTCACTCGTTTCGGGCCCAACATCACTGATCgccgtttaa
- the LOC134827911 gene encoding cytoplasmic dynein 1 intermediate chain isoform X2 produces MSDRKLELERKKAKLQAIREEKERRRKEKEKSDLEDAVGKAGTAGEKDLRKDLDDMLSSLGVAPVSEVLSSYSSVQSNSTDGPQSLDAESQQTATTGSAGKRKPVNLMVVSVQATDIPPKETVVYTKQTQTTQAGTGHERDVLSCHSSPLSGYLEDWWRPRKDEYNLNPGLEWEDEFTVLTFGDGQGDDEDSSLTHLDHGFQSKLPPGILPPGLPTLKAVAPAVTPQEQKKDEAKIVKELSEEQKQMIILSEDFQKFVIRSGKIMERALCEAVDIYTDYIGGGDTDETSDDKSGARLSLNRTFYCDRWSKNRCVTSFDWSTQFPELCVASYHNNEESPNEPDGVVIVWNTKYRKQTPEDVFHCQSAVMSTCFAKFHPNLILGGTYSGQIVLWDNRVQKRTPIQRSPLSASAHTHPVYSLSMVGTQNAHNVISISSDGKLCSWSLDMLSQPQDTLELQQRQSKPIAVTCMTFPNNEVNNFVLGSEDGYVHSATRHGNRQGIGETYEKHLGPVTGISTHPMHEYGHLFLTSSIDWTIKLWSLKDTKPIYSFEDNSDYVMDVAWSPINPALFAGIDGSGRLDLWNLNQDTEVPTVSLVVDGAPALNRVSWTPSGLHLVVGDEAGKIYVYDVADSLAHPNNQQDFSQTLHELRMNQMDEFDEIEKKAPSLQPASLVSGPTSLIAV; encoded by the exons atgagCGATCGCAAGCTTGAGTTGGAGCGGAAAAAGGCCAAATTACAGGCAATCCGCGAAGAAAAGGAACGTCGTCGAAAAGAGAAGGAAAAATCTGACTTGGAAGATGCTGTCGGCAAAGCAGGAACAGCTGGAGAAAAGGATTTAAGAAA ggACTTGGATGACATGCTCTCATCATTGGGAGTTGCTCCAGTATCAGAAGTTCTTTCATCTTATTCTTCCGTGCAATCGAACTCGACAGATGGACCACAGAGTCTCGATGCCGAGAGTCAACAGACTGCAACGACGGGAAG cgCCGGCAAACGCAAACCCGTCAATTTGATGGTTGTCTCTGTGCAGGCAACAGACATTCCCCCAAAAGAGACTGTTGTGTACACGAAACAGACACAAACGACACAAGCTGGCACAGGACACGAGCGAGATG TTCTTTCTTGCCATTCCTCACCATTGTCAGGATATTTGGAAGATTGGTGGCGTCCAAGGAAAG ATGAATACAATTTAAACCCAGGTTTAGAATGGGAGGATGAGTTTACAG TGCTTACTTTTGGGGATGGTCAAGGTGACGATGAAGACAGCTCGTTGACGCATTTGGATCACGGATTCCAATCGAAGCTTCCGCCGGGCATTTTACCTCCGGGACTGCCAACATTGAAGGCTGTTGCTCCTGCTGTTACGCCGCAAGAACAGAAGAAGGATGAAGCTAAAATTG TCAAGGAATTGTCGGAGGAGCAAAAACAGATGATTATCTTGTCAGAAGACTTCCAGAAGTTCGTTATTCGGAGCGGAAAAATCATGGAACGTGCATTATGTGAAGCTGTCGATATTTATACTGATTATATTGGCGGAGGGGATACAGATGAAACATC tgACGACAAATCCGGCGCCCGTTTATCGCTAAACCGTACTTTTTACTGTGATCGTTGGTCTAAAAATCGTTGTGTGACTTCGTTCGATTGGTCAACGCAATTCCCCGAGTTGTGTGTCGCCTCGTATCACAACAACGAAGAAAGCCCCAATGAACCTGATGGCGTCGTCATCGTTTGGAACACAAAATATCGCAAACAAACGCCCGAAGATGTTTTTCATTGTCAAAGTGCCGTCATGTCAACGTGCTTTGCCAAATTTCATCCAAATCTGATTCTGGGCGGCACGTATTCCGGGCAAATTGTCTTATGGGACAATCGTGTACAGAAACGAACGCCCATTCAACGTTCGCCCTTGAGTGCTTCGGCTCACACGCATCCCGTTTACTCACTTTCGATGGTTGGCACCCAAAATGCCCATAACGTCATCTCGATTTCATCCGATGGGAAGCTGTGTTCATGGAGTTTGGATATGTTGTCGCAGCCTCAAGACACGCTCGAATTGCAACAACGTCAATCCAAGCCGATTGCTGTTACTTGCATGACTTTCCCCAATAACGAAGTGAACAATTTCGTGCTTGGCAGCGAAGATGGTTACGTTCATTCGGCAACGCGTCACGGAAATCGTCAAGGTATCGGCGAAACGTACGAAAAGCATCTCGGACCTGTCACGGGCATTTCGACGCATCCCATGCACGAATACGGGCATTTGTTCCTCACATCTTCCATCGATTGGACCATCAAATTGTGGAGTTTGAAGGACACGAAACCCATTTATTCCTTCGAAGACAACTCCGATTACGTCATGGATGTGGCATGGTCGCCCATTAATCCCGCTCTCTTTGCTGGCATCGATGGCAGCGGAAGACTCGATTTGTGGAATTTGAATCAAGACACTGAAGTGCCGACAGTTTCGTTAGTTGTTGATGGCGCTCCGGCATTAAATCGCGTTTCGTGGACTCCCTCGGGACTTCATTTGGTTGTTGGTGACGAAGCAGGAAAGATTTACGTGTATGATGTTGCCGATAGTCTCGCGCATCCGAACAATCAACAAGACTTTTCACAAACACTGCACGAATTGCGGATGAATCAAATGGATGAATTTGACGAAATTGAGAAAAAGGCGCCGAGTTTGCAACCCGCGTCACTCGTTTCGGGCCCAACATCACTGATCgccgtttaa
- the LOC134827911 gene encoding cytoplasmic dynein 1 intermediate chain isoform X5 codes for MSDRKLELERKKAKLQAIREEKERRRKEKEKSDLEDAVGKAGTAGEKDLRKDLDDMLSSLGVAPVSEVLSSYSSVQSNSTDGPQSLDAESQQTATTGSAGKRKPVNLMVVSVQATDIPPKETVVYTKQTQTTQAGTGHERDVLSCHSSPLSGYLEDWWRPRKDEYNLNPGLEWEDEFTGDDEDSSLTHLDHGFQSKLPPGILPPGLPTLKAVAPAVTPQEQKKDEAKIVKELSEEQKQMIILSEDFQKFVIRSGKIMERALCEAVDIYTDYIGGGDTDETSDDKSGARLSLNRTFYCDRWSKNRCVTSFDWSTQFPELCVASYHNNEESPNEPDGVVIVWNTKYRKQTPEDVFHCQSAVMSTCFAKFHPNLILGGTYSGQIVLWDNRVQKRTPIQRSPLSASAHTHPVYSLSMVGTQNAHNVISISSDGKLCSWSLDMLSQPQDTLELQQRQSKPIAVTCMTFPNNEVNNFVLGSEDGYVHSATRHGNRQGIGETYEKHLGPVTGISTHPMHEYGHLFLTSSIDWTIKLWSLKDTKPIYSFEDNSDYVMDVAWSPINPALFAGIDGSGRLDLWNLNQDTEVPTVSLVVDGAPALNRVSWTPSGLHLVVGDEAGKIYVYDVADSLAHPNNQQDFSQTLHELRMNQMDEFDEIEKKAPSLQPASLVSGPTSLIAV; via the exons atgagCGATCGCAAGCTTGAGTTGGAGCGGAAAAAGGCCAAATTACAGGCAATCCGCGAAGAAAAGGAACGTCGTCGAAAAGAGAAGGAAAAATCTGACTTGGAAGATGCTGTCGGCAAAGCAGGAACAGCTGGAGAAAAGGATTTAAGAAA ggACTTGGATGACATGCTCTCATCATTGGGAGTTGCTCCAGTATCAGAAGTTCTTTCATCTTATTCTTCCGTGCAATCGAACTCGACAGATGGACCACAGAGTCTCGATGCCGAGAGTCAACAGACTGCAACGACGGGAAG cgCCGGCAAACGCAAACCCGTCAATTTGATGGTTGTCTCTGTGCAGGCAACAGACATTCCCCCAAAAGAGACTGTTGTGTACACGAAACAGACACAAACGACACAAGCTGGCACAGGACACGAGCGAGATG TTCTTTCTTGCCATTCCTCACCATTGTCAGGATATTTGGAAGATTGGTGGCGTCCAAGGAAAG ATGAATACAATTTAAACCCAGGTTTAGAATGGGAGGATGAGTTTACAG GTGACGATGAAGACAGCTCGTTGACGCATTTGGATCACGGATTCCAATCGAAGCTTCCGCCGGGCATTTTACCTCCGGGACTGCCAACATTGAAGGCTGTTGCTCCTGCTGTTACGCCGCAAGAACAGAAGAAGGATGAAGCTAAAATTG TCAAGGAATTGTCGGAGGAGCAAAAACAGATGATTATCTTGTCAGAAGACTTCCAGAAGTTCGTTATTCGGAGCGGAAAAATCATGGAACGTGCATTATGTGAAGCTGTCGATATTTATACTGATTATATTGGCGGAGGGGATACAGATGAAACATC tgACGACAAATCCGGCGCCCGTTTATCGCTAAACCGTACTTTTTACTGTGATCGTTGGTCTAAAAATCGTTGTGTGACTTCGTTCGATTGGTCAACGCAATTCCCCGAGTTGTGTGTCGCCTCGTATCACAACAACGAAGAAAGCCCCAATGAACCTGATGGCGTCGTCATCGTTTGGAACACAAAATATCGCAAACAAACGCCCGAAGATGTTTTTCATTGTCAAAGTGCCGTCATGTCAACGTGCTTTGCCAAATTTCATCCAAATCTGATTCTGGGCGGCACGTATTCCGGGCAAATTGTCTTATGGGACAATCGTGTACAGAAACGAACGCCCATTCAACGTTCGCCCTTGAGTGCTTCGGCTCACACGCATCCCGTTTACTCACTTTCGATGGTTGGCACCCAAAATGCCCATAACGTCATCTCGATTTCATCCGATGGGAAGCTGTGTTCATGGAGTTTGGATATGTTGTCGCAGCCTCAAGACACGCTCGAATTGCAACAACGTCAATCCAAGCCGATTGCTGTTACTTGCATGACTTTCCCCAATAACGAAGTGAACAATTTCGTGCTTGGCAGCGAAGATGGTTACGTTCATTCGGCAACGCGTCACGGAAATCGTCAAGGTATCGGCGAAACGTACGAAAAGCATCTCGGACCTGTCACGGGCATTTCGACGCATCCCATGCACGAATACGGGCATTTGTTCCTCACATCTTCCATCGATTGGACCATCAAATTGTGGAGTTTGAAGGACACGAAACCCATTTATTCCTTCGAAGACAACTCCGATTACGTCATGGATGTGGCATGGTCGCCCATTAATCCCGCTCTCTTTGCTGGCATCGATGGCAGCGGAAGACTCGATTTGTGGAATTTGAATCAAGACACTGAAGTGCCGACAGTTTCGTTAGTTGTTGATGGCGCTCCGGCATTAAATCGCGTTTCGTGGACTCCCTCGGGACTTCATTTGGTTGTTGGTGACGAAGCAGGAAAGATTTACGTGTATGATGTTGCCGATAGTCTCGCGCATCCGAACAATCAACAAGACTTTTCACAAACACTGCACGAATTGCGGATGAATCAAATGGATGAATTTGACGAAATTGAGAAAAAGGCGCCGAGTTTGCAACCCGCGTCACTCGTTTCGGGCCCAACATCACTGATCgccgtttaa
- the LOC134827911 gene encoding cytoplasmic dynein 1 intermediate chain isoform X12, which translates to MSDRKLELERKKAKLQAIREEKERRRKEKEKSDLEDAVGKAGTAGEKDLRKDLDDMLSSLGVAPVSEVLSSYSSVQSNSTDGPQSLDAESQQTATTGSAGKRKPVNLMVVSVQATDIPPKETVVYTKQTQTTQAGTGHERDDEYNLNPGLEWEDEFTGDDEDSSLTHLDHGFQSKLPPGILPPGLPTLKAVAPAVTPQEQKKDEAKIVKELSEEQKQMIILSEDFQKFVIRSGKIMERALCEAVDIYTDYIGGGDTDETSDDKSGARLSLNRTFYCDRWSKNRCVTSFDWSTQFPELCVASYHNNEESPNEPDGVVIVWNTKYRKQTPEDVFHCQSAVMSTCFAKFHPNLILGGTYSGQIVLWDNRVQKRTPIQRSPLSASAHTHPVYSLSMVGTQNAHNVISISSDGKLCSWSLDMLSQPQDTLELQQRQSKPIAVTCMTFPNNEVNNFVLGSEDGYVHSATRHGNRQGIGETYEKHLGPVTGISTHPMHEYGHLFLTSSIDWTIKLWSLKDTKPIYSFEDNSDYVMDVAWSPINPALFAGIDGSGRLDLWNLNQDTEVPTVSLVVDGAPALNRVSWTPSGLHLVVGDEAGKIYVYDVADSLAHPNNQQDFSQTLHELRMNQMDEFDEIEKKAPSLQPASLVSGPTSLIAV; encoded by the exons atgagCGATCGCAAGCTTGAGTTGGAGCGGAAAAAGGCCAAATTACAGGCAATCCGCGAAGAAAAGGAACGTCGTCGAAAAGAGAAGGAAAAATCTGACTTGGAAGATGCTGTCGGCAAAGCAGGAACAGCTGGAGAAAAGGATTTAAGAAA ggACTTGGATGACATGCTCTCATCATTGGGAGTTGCTCCAGTATCAGAAGTTCTTTCATCTTATTCTTCCGTGCAATCGAACTCGACAGATGGACCACAGAGTCTCGATGCCGAGAGTCAACAGACTGCAACGACGGGAAG cgCCGGCAAACGCAAACCCGTCAATTTGATGGTTGTCTCTGTGCAGGCAACAGACATTCCCCCAAAAGAGACTGTTGTGTACACGAAACAGACACAAACGACACAAGCTGGCACAGGACACGAGCGAGATG ATGAATACAATTTAAACCCAGGTTTAGAATGGGAGGATGAGTTTACAG GTGACGATGAAGACAGCTCGTTGACGCATTTGGATCACGGATTCCAATCGAAGCTTCCGCCGGGCATTTTACCTCCGGGACTGCCAACATTGAAGGCTGTTGCTCCTGCTGTTACGCCGCAAGAACAGAAGAAGGATGAAGCTAAAATTG TCAAGGAATTGTCGGAGGAGCAAAAACAGATGATTATCTTGTCAGAAGACTTCCAGAAGTTCGTTATTCGGAGCGGAAAAATCATGGAACGTGCATTATGTGAAGCTGTCGATATTTATACTGATTATATTGGCGGAGGGGATACAGATGAAACATC tgACGACAAATCCGGCGCCCGTTTATCGCTAAACCGTACTTTTTACTGTGATCGTTGGTCTAAAAATCGTTGTGTGACTTCGTTCGATTGGTCAACGCAATTCCCCGAGTTGTGTGTCGCCTCGTATCACAACAACGAAGAAAGCCCCAATGAACCTGATGGCGTCGTCATCGTTTGGAACACAAAATATCGCAAACAAACGCCCGAAGATGTTTTTCATTGTCAAAGTGCCGTCATGTCAACGTGCTTTGCCAAATTTCATCCAAATCTGATTCTGGGCGGCACGTATTCCGGGCAAATTGTCTTATGGGACAATCGTGTACAGAAACGAACGCCCATTCAACGTTCGCCCTTGAGTGCTTCGGCTCACACGCATCCCGTTTACTCACTTTCGATGGTTGGCACCCAAAATGCCCATAACGTCATCTCGATTTCATCCGATGGGAAGCTGTGTTCATGGAGTTTGGATATGTTGTCGCAGCCTCAAGACACGCTCGAATTGCAACAACGTCAATCCAAGCCGATTGCTGTTACTTGCATGACTTTCCCCAATAACGAAGTGAACAATTTCGTGCTTGGCAGCGAAGATGGTTACGTTCATTCGGCAACGCGTCACGGAAATCGTCAAGGTATCGGCGAAACGTACGAAAAGCATCTCGGACCTGTCACGGGCATTTCGACGCATCCCATGCACGAATACGGGCATTTGTTCCTCACATCTTCCATCGATTGGACCATCAAATTGTGGAGTTTGAAGGACACGAAACCCATTTATTCCTTCGAAGACAACTCCGATTACGTCATGGATGTGGCATGGTCGCCCATTAATCCCGCTCTCTTTGCTGGCATCGATGGCAGCGGAAGACTCGATTTGTGGAATTTGAATCAAGACACTGAAGTGCCGACAGTTTCGTTAGTTGTTGATGGCGCTCCGGCATTAAATCGCGTTTCGTGGACTCCCTCGGGACTTCATTTGGTTGTTGGTGACGAAGCAGGAAAGATTTACGTGTATGATGTTGCCGATAGTCTCGCGCATCCGAACAATCAACAAGACTTTTCACAAACACTGCACGAATTGCGGATGAATCAAATGGATGAATTTGACGAAATTGAGAAAAAGGCGCCGAGTTTGCAACCCGCGTCACTCGTTTCGGGCCCAACATCACTGATCgccgtttaa
- the LOC134827911 gene encoding cytoplasmic dynein 1 intermediate chain isoform X14 → MSDRKLELERKKAKLQAIREEKERRRKEKEKSDLEDAVGKAGTAGEKDLRKDLDDMLSSLGVAPVSEVLSSYSSVQSNSTDGPQSLDAESQQTATTGSAGKRKPVNLMVVSVQATDIPPKETVVYTKQTQTTQAGTGHERDVLTFGDGQGDDEDSSLTHLDHGFQSKLPPGILPPGLPTLKAVAPAVTPQEQKKDEAKIVKELSEEQKQMIILSEDFQKFVIRSGKIMERALCEAVDIYTDYIGGGDTDETSDDKSGARLSLNRTFYCDRWSKNRCVTSFDWSTQFPELCVASYHNNEESPNEPDGVVIVWNTKYRKQTPEDVFHCQSAVMSTCFAKFHPNLILGGTYSGQIVLWDNRVQKRTPIQRSPLSASAHTHPVYSLSMVGTQNAHNVISISSDGKLCSWSLDMLSQPQDTLELQQRQSKPIAVTCMTFPNNEVNNFVLGSEDGYVHSATRHGNRQGIGETYEKHLGPVTGISTHPMHEYGHLFLTSSIDWTIKLWSLKDTKPIYSFEDNSDYVMDVAWSPINPALFAGIDGSGRLDLWNLNQDTEVPTVSLVVDGAPALNRVSWTPSGLHLVVGDEAGKIYVYDVADSLAHPNNQQDFSQTLHELRMNQMDEFDEIEKKAPSLQPASLVSGPTSLIAV, encoded by the exons atgagCGATCGCAAGCTTGAGTTGGAGCGGAAAAAGGCCAAATTACAGGCAATCCGCGAAGAAAAGGAACGTCGTCGAAAAGAGAAGGAAAAATCTGACTTGGAAGATGCTGTCGGCAAAGCAGGAACAGCTGGAGAAAAGGATTTAAGAAA ggACTTGGATGACATGCTCTCATCATTGGGAGTTGCTCCAGTATCAGAAGTTCTTTCATCTTATTCTTCCGTGCAATCGAACTCGACAGATGGACCACAGAGTCTCGATGCCGAGAGTCAACAGACTGCAACGACGGGAAG cgCCGGCAAACGCAAACCCGTCAATTTGATGGTTGTCTCTGTGCAGGCAACAGACATTCCCCCAAAAGAGACTGTTGTGTACACGAAACAGACACAAACGACACAAGCTGGCACAGGACACGAGCGAGATG TGCTTACTTTTGGGGATGGTCAAGGTGACGATGAAGACAGCTCGTTGACGCATTTGGATCACGGATTCCAATCGAAGCTTCCGCCGGGCATTTTACCTCCGGGACTGCCAACATTGAAGGCTGTTGCTCCTGCTGTTACGCCGCAAGAACAGAAGAAGGATGAAGCTAAAATTG TCAAGGAATTGTCGGAGGAGCAAAAACAGATGATTATCTTGTCAGAAGACTTCCAGAAGTTCGTTATTCGGAGCGGAAAAATCATGGAACGTGCATTATGTGAAGCTGTCGATATTTATACTGATTATATTGGCGGAGGGGATACAGATGAAACATC tgACGACAAATCCGGCGCCCGTTTATCGCTAAACCGTACTTTTTACTGTGATCGTTGGTCTAAAAATCGTTGTGTGACTTCGTTCGATTGGTCAACGCAATTCCCCGAGTTGTGTGTCGCCTCGTATCACAACAACGAAGAAAGCCCCAATGAACCTGATGGCGTCGTCATCGTTTGGAACACAAAATATCGCAAACAAACGCCCGAAGATGTTTTTCATTGTCAAAGTGCCGTCATGTCAACGTGCTTTGCCAAATTTCATCCAAATCTGATTCTGGGCGGCACGTATTCCGGGCAAATTGTCTTATGGGACAATCGTGTACAGAAACGAACGCCCATTCAACGTTCGCCCTTGAGTGCTTCGGCTCACACGCATCCCGTTTACTCACTTTCGATGGTTGGCACCCAAAATGCCCATAACGTCATCTCGATTTCATCCGATGGGAAGCTGTGTTCATGGAGTTTGGATATGTTGTCGCAGCCTCAAGACACGCTCGAATTGCAACAACGTCAATCCAAGCCGATTGCTGTTACTTGCATGACTTTCCCCAATAACGAAGTGAACAATTTCGTGCTTGGCAGCGAAGATGGTTACGTTCATTCGGCAACGCGTCACGGAAATCGTCAAGGTATCGGCGAAACGTACGAAAAGCATCTCGGACCTGTCACGGGCATTTCGACGCATCCCATGCACGAATACGGGCATTTGTTCCTCACATCTTCCATCGATTGGACCATCAAATTGTGGAGTTTGAAGGACACGAAACCCATTTATTCCTTCGAAGACAACTCCGATTACGTCATGGATGTGGCATGGTCGCCCATTAATCCCGCTCTCTTTGCTGGCATCGATGGCAGCGGAAGACTCGATTTGTGGAATTTGAATCAAGACACTGAAGTGCCGACAGTTTCGTTAGTTGTTGATGGCGCTCCGGCATTAAATCGCGTTTCGTGGACTCCCTCGGGACTTCATTTGGTTGTTGGTGACGAAGCAGGAAAGATTTACGTGTATGATGTTGCCGATAGTCTCGCGCATCCGAACAATCAACAAGACTTTTCACAAACACTGCACGAATTGCGGATGAATCAAATGGATGAATTTGACGAAATTGAGAAAAAGGCGCCGAGTTTGCAACCCGCGTCACTCGTTTCGGGCCCAACATCACTGATCgccgtttaa